The Hevea brasiliensis isolate MT/VB/25A 57/8 chromosome 9, ASM3005281v1, whole genome shotgun sequence nucleotide sequence TTGtctgtcttttttttttataattaatttttattctctaaattttttattttgttattattgATTTATCACTTCAGATAATTCATCTAATTGGATTGAACTGTTGCGTACTTTATTTCAGTTTTAAAGCTTGATTGACTTCTGCTTAATATTGCAGATCATATGTACAGTAAGGAAGTGGATCATGACTGGAGGACCAAGGCGTTTACCCTTCACTGTTCCTCCTCTTGTCTTTTCTTCTCTTAAGGTTTGCTTCTGCGTAATACCATTGTGTTGAAATCATAAAATTGCAATTGCAAGACCTAAAATAGGAATAACTTATCTTTTATTTGCATAATAGCCAGTTATTTGTTGTGAATCGTGTTGTATTTCATGATAACATAACTGAAAAAATTTTCTACAGCCATCTGCCAATGAAGGTTATCTCCAATCCCCTCCCAAAGGAAAAAAAAGTTCCTCAATCTTTTCATTCTTTATTAGTGATGATCCAAAGAAAAGAAAGTTTAAAGCTGTATTGACTGAAGAAGGGGCATTTTTTAATCTTTGGGGAAGCAATTCCTGCTTTACAACCTATTATTGTTATGTTTCTGTGAACAGTTGGTTAGGACACTGCAAGGCCAAGATCAAGGCCAAGATGAAAATCCTTTTGGAGATGAATCATCAACTACACCAAAGAAAATTTTTCAGCTTTTGAATCAGGTGCATTTTATTTTACGTTGTCTGCCTGTCTTGCATATAGGCATGGTAATAGTCCTTACTTGGTATATTTGGTGATTCAAAACTTTCTGTTTCAGACGATTGAGGTACTGTCAACTGTTCCAGCACCTGAATTAGCACTGCAGCTGTACTTACAGTGTGCGGAGGTATAAACTGAGCATATCAATACTTGAGGGTCCATTTGGCAATCCTTCTTCTCGtatctttatttattattattatttttgggttGCTTATTGATCAGGCTGCTAATGACTCTGATTTAGAACCTGTTGCATATGAATTTTTCACCCAAGCATATATTCTGTATGAAGAAGAAGTCTCAGTAAGTTGATACTCAACTGTAAATAATCAACCTTAATAGAGTGCAACTCAAGTAAATTCATCTCTACTTGTTTATTTAACTAATTAATGCACCCTTACTGTAACAGGATTCCAAAGCACAGGTGACTGCACTACATTTAATGATAGGGACTCTACAGAGGATGGTTGTCTTTGGTGTTGAGAATAGAGATACGTTGACACACAAAGCCACAGGGGTAATCATAACAGTGTttagtaattttaatttaattgttaaCCTACTATATTTAGGATTGTTTGTACTGATATGAGACCTTTGATTGGAGCAGTATTCTGCTAAGCTTTTAAAGAAGCCTGATCAATGCAGAGCTGTTTATGGGTGTGCACATCTCTTTTGGGTTGATGATCAAGATAACATGAAAGATGGAGAGAGGTGGGTACCAAGCATTTAGCATTTGTAAAGGCCAAAAATGATCTGCATGGTCGGATGTTTGCAACTTGACATTGATAGCAACATCTAATCAACCAGTGCCTTAATGTCATTTCCTTCTATCACAGTGAAATTTTACTGCATAAAAGAGGGTAATGAGACCCATTATTGTGGGTTTCTCTTTGTcctcttttatttgtttattttttttttctagtggTGGGATTGGAGCTGTGAGACTAGAATTCTGTTTCCTGGTGTATTATTATTAATTtgctatatattatttatttgtgCCAGGGTTCTAATTTGCCTAAAGCGTGCTCTAAGAATTGCCAATGCTGCTCAACAAATGTCCAATGCGGCACGAGGTAGCACTGGATCGGCCATGCTCTTTGTTGAGATTCTGAACAAGTAATTGTTCCATATCTGATTCTACTGGGTTGTTATCATTATCTCCATTTATTTATTTCTGTTTCGAGTTTGAAGATGGAAACTAACCTTATGTTATTTTTTAAGGTATCTTTATTTCTTTGAGAAGGAAAACCCGCAGATAACTGCTGCTGTAATCCAGAGCCTGATTGAATTGATTAAGACTGAGATGCAAAGTGAATCTGTTACACCAGACCCTGGTGCTGATGCTTTCTTTGCCAGCACACTGCGGTACATTCAGTTCCAGAAACAGAAAGGTGGAGCAATTGGTGAAAGGTATGAGCCCATCAAGGCATGATGGCGTGGTTGGATGAGAAATGCCTTTCTTCTTATTGATTCATATATGATTGCTGTCATTGACTAGTCCTGTTGAGCGGGGTTTATGTGCTTGTGTTCTTGGATAAGTAGCTTTGTTCATCCAAGTCAAAGCAATGTTGAAACACTGTCTGCTTGTTGGATTAGCACTGAATCATTCGCCACATATTACAGATGATttagggatttaattctgagtaCAAAGTTAGAACGATGTCTATTTTGTTGTGGTTTTGATAAAATGATACCGTGTTTAGCTATATTTACACTTACATGAAACTGTTTATTACATAAACTTTTATAAATGTGTTTGTGTTGAGTTTTCTTCCGTGTCTAGTCTGTCCGATATGTTTAACTCTATGATGTGCCTTGCCCAAACAGAAGATGTGATTGATGGCTTACTTGGTGATGGAATATCATGCTCACACAATATATGTTTGAATTTTAATTTGTGTTGGCGATGGAATATCATATGCTCCACATGAAAATTCTTGATCATATTGAATAATTAAATAGTGCAAAAAAATAACTATAGTTTGCTTCATCATGAAAAGAAAGTCGTTAATTTTAtggtttaaatttcaatttaatttcagcATCCTCTTTTATATCtttaatttgataaatttatAAAATCCTTTTGTCCATATTTCATTGAGCGCTTCTGCCACATGCTAACTTCGTGCGTCCAAGTTGGcaattttatgataaaaatttCTCCTTTTCAAGTCGTGTTGacactcttttctttttctctcactCTTTTGTTCGATTTCTCTCTCCTCATACGTGTTCTGGTATCTCTCTCTCACATCTTCCATAAAAGTTATTTCCTCCTTAAGGTGAGCTTCAATTCCTAAATTTTGAAATCATTCTCTACTCGAAGGAAAGAACAAACTCTAAAATTTTGAAAGGGTGAAAAAGGATGTCAAAAACCACTAAAAGAATAGATGGATAAAGATGCATTTGTAACATTCAGGCTGAATTGTGCACTTTTTGGATCGGCGGTAATCTTGAGGGGTATTGTAACGATTACATTCCTTTAATTTATATTGTaaaaaatttataactttatCTATAGTTAGATTTTATTTATTGTCCCTCTACTTAAATGGGTCTATATATTAGACGtatctcaattttaatttatataaaaaaaaatctttaatatataaataatttttaatataaaatatattaaataataatttaaaattagataTATTACATCATTAAAGTAAAAAAGGATGACAAATTATATATAATATCAATCcatataaaaaaattcataattaattagagttgaatatcatcataaaaaaataaaatattgtatATATTAGATGGGGATTTTCAGTAATTAACCTAAagtcaaattaaaaaataatacaagtaaaaaatacaatttttttttaaaaaataatgatagttacataattttattgaaaattaattaattaattataactatttataaaaatattaaattatttataatttaacatttttttttaaaatttaaacgaacaataaatataaattcaaaatttaatatttttatgatattttgattGTATAATTTACtgttaaataaatgaaaataataagagTCACAAAAATGAAATTCCATTAAATCTGAAAATATAATATTACCATTTCAATAATGATAACAATTGTTTGAATTACAGAATAATATACTTCAAACCTTAAACATATTTATCCAATATTTCATTGTTCAAGCACAAAACCCCCAACATATACCCGTGTCTACATTCCTAACAATTcctattttttcaaaaattggatGAGAATTATGGGATACGCACCATGTTCACGTTCTGTTCAAACAATAAAATCCATTGAAAAGTGACCAACCTTGTGAAATTGCAATATAATCAGAACCATCACAAAgtttaaaatttgaagaaataattaaaattccaAGCAAAGACTCGTGTTGATAAACCCCAGCAGAGAGTCTTCAACTATTTATTTGACGAGCAAAAATAGAATAATGACAAAAATAAATGATACTGATTGAAGGAACCTACAATTTTTATCAGAAACTAGAAAGCTGCTAAAaactgagcatgaaattgagagcACAACACAGCCAAGCCCTTCAAATGAAACGAATAGATAGAATCCATGTGAGGCAAGGTTGTTTTCCTAACTGGGATATTCCAGTCTATTAATACATAAAACATATCAAAACCGGGACGTAAGAGAAGGAGGTGGGCAATTACATAACCAAATTCAACAATTAGACATCCACAATAATCCAAGAAAGCAATACCAAACCACCTGATGCTTCACAGAGATCCTAATTACTCTGTTGGGAGAATAATTGAGCTTCTTTAAGAGCAATGAGAACAGAAAAAGGGGAATATGTTAGCAAAGAGGCCATTAACTTCCTCATTTCAATCACAATATGGAACACCCCTTTTGtcctttattcttctttttcttctgctTAGGTGGCTGAAGGACAACTCTGATTGCTGCATCGAAAACTCCCTTCACATTCTACAGGAAGAAGATAACAAATTCTATATAATTGAAAAGACCAACATCAATCAAAAGACAATAAAATGTCTGCTGGAAAATTTATATACCTGCTGTGTTTTCGAACTGCATTCAATATAAGCAGGTGCACCAATCAGCTTCCTCAGTTCCTCCCCCTTTTAAGTAAAACGTAATGATAATAATGGTTATGAAATGGGAAACGAATACTTCAGGATAATGCTCAATTGATATACAAATACGATGTCAGAACATGAGGCATAAAACTTTACCTGAGCTGCAGTAATGGGTACAGCACCAGGGTGGTCTATGAAAAACTGCTTATCATCCCGAAGATCTGGCTCATTGGAAAAACACAAAAAATTAGGACCCGCTCAAAGATACCAAGTAACTGGGTATTCTGGATAGAATGTTCCGTGACTAAACAAAAACagcaaataaaaatgaaaatagcAAATTACATATTATGGGGTAAAACGTTTATGAAGACATACATATATGTAAGAACATGATGATAGAGAATTTTACAGAAATTAATTTCTGTGACATATCTGTCAACAAGGCCCCTAGAGCATACAAAGGCACCATAATTATGGTGATCAAGCCTTGTTTACAAAAAGAAACAAGCCGAAATTAAGcttaaaaaatatcaaaatttttaagGCAGTCATCAAAGTGGACTTGAAAAATTTCAGGGTTAAGCAATCACATATACTGTCATCCTCAATTTATCTATTAATGATAGTCCCCAATGTTTCTATCATCATACCTAAAAATAAGGTTCTCTCTACAAGCCAGTAATCATTCTCTGTCAAAAATTGTTTTTTTCCATGATCTCAGCATCCAAAAATAAAAGACAACAGGTTAAAATCCCTAACATCCACCAACTAATTAAAATCCCTAACATCCACCAACTAATCAGCTATTAAAACCTTTGTTTGTTATTTTATACCAAGCACCCTTTTCTCTTGTCATCAATCacaaaatgaaaattgtgttataatATGCTAAACTATGACAACTCAGTTTGATTAGCAACTTATTGACTTGCAACCATAAATTAGAAAATTGATTACTAACAAGAAGTCTGTGCATATCAGTCCTCAAAATATTGATCAATCAGCAAAAACATGTATGACATGCATTGCTAATCCTGTCTGCATCATCAGATATGGAATAGTGAACTACCTGAACAGCACATAAGGACAATAATTATAAGCAAATTATGCATTGGCAGATTATTGGACCTTCTGATGATCATGCAAAAGCCAATTAAACTTGAAGAGAAGTAGGAATTATGAACAAAAGTAGTTGACAATACCAAATCATCATAGatagtatattaaaaaaaaaaacaataagtaTATACAAAGATAAAAAAATGACAACTAAGCATATGATATATTGTTCTGCAACTCCGTGAACAGATCACCAAAGCTAATGCAATAGCATTTTTGTATTTGGATACACCAATACAGTGAAAATTTTACCAAGCTTTGTTCCAACGAGAACAATTGGGACCCCTGGTGCATAATGTTTCAACTCCGGAATCCACTGGAAATGAAGCCAAATAAGGAATTTTATCAGTGTGTTATAATTATCTTCATCTACAAATAGTGTGGGCCcaaaaagaaaaatgattggactttGTGTTATAATATGAACCTTCTTAGAAACATTTTCATAACTGGCCTTGCTAATGAGAGAAAATGCCAGTATGAAGACATCAGCTCCACGGTAACTTAGAGGTCTTAATCTATTGTAATCCTCTTGGCCTGTTCAAGTAGTAACAACATCAGACCCAAAATGAAGCAGAAGCTATAACAAAGTACCTAGGGGGTAAAAGAGAATTGAAGGAAAAGCCACGAATGTTACCAGCAGTATCCCACAAACCCAGGTTAACAGTGCTCCCATTGACGACCACATTTGCGCTGAAATTGTCAAAAACAGTTGGCACATAATCCTGTTTAACACAGAATGCAAATAGAATTATGCCAATGGCATTATATTTCAAAAATATTCACTTCAAAAGCTCTGTAGAAACAAGAAGATTGTATAATGCTTTTGCATTAATTACCCAAATCAGACAGCATAAATGCCATGTTCTCAATCACACCCCCAAAATGAGGAAACAAAAAAGAATCTTAAGCCGTGGAAAACAAAGAAAGGGTGGAGAGTGGTGGGCGGGAATGCAAAAGACATTACATGTTCAAAAAtcgaaatttaatatatatatatatatatatatatatatatatatatatatatatatatatatatatatataatctgaaGACAGATCAGCATAACCCAACTGACATTTATGAACTAACCTTTTCAATTTAAGAGAAAAAAAGCATAAAATTCCCATATTCTTTAAACAAATATATCAAACATTTCCAAATCAAGCAACCCACTTTAAAAATCAAACTGGATAATGAAATTAACCAAATTGCACAATCAACCACAAATGCCACGTTCTCCAATAAgaaccgagagagagagagagagagagagagagagagttaccGTCGGGAATGTGTTGCTGGTGTAAGAAATCAAGAGGCAAGTTTTACCAACAGCACCATCACCGACCGTCACGCACTTGATAAACCTCGAAGCGctcatttctttttaattttgtttatttattgatTGCTGATTTTTTCAAAAACAATAAATAAAGGGAAAAAAAACCTCAGATCTTTCACCTGAGGACCGACCTCCCAATCAAAACACAACCCCTCCGCCAATGCCAAgaacacttcttcttcttcttgtgattcctctttcttttttcttcttcttcaatacgCCATCTGTTCATCGAAGAAccgaaaaaaaaaa carries:
- the LOC110631977 gene encoding rac-like GTP-binding protein ARAC1, with translation MSASRFIKCVTVGDGAVGKTCLLISYTSNTFPTDYVPTVFDNFSANVVVNGSTVNLGLWDTAGQEDYNRLRPLSYRGADVFILAFSLISKASYENVSKKWIPELKHYAPGVPIVLVGTKLDLRDDKQFFIDHPGAVPITAAQGEELRKLIGAPAYIECSSKTQQNVKGVFDAAIRVVLQPPKQKKKKNKGQKGCSIL